A portion of the Oscillospiraceae bacterium genome contains these proteins:
- a CDS encoding flavodoxin family protein, which yields MSYAIVFSSKTGNTELLADTLHSCLPQAECCYFGNPNSAAMEADTLYMGFWTDKGKADESSSVFLKQLRGKQVFLFGTAGFGGSEEYFNKILKAVQKDLHSSNTVIGSFMCQGKMPMSVRQRYENMKKQPLHLPNLDAMIENFDKALSHPDADDLERLKQAVR from the coding sequence ATGAGTTACGCAATCGTATTCAGCAGTAAAACAGGCAACACGGAATTACTGGCAGACACATTGCACAGCTGTCTGCCGCAGGCAGAGTGCTGTTATTTTGGCAACCCGAACTCTGCCGCCATGGAAGCGGACACCCTTTATATGGGTTTCTGGACGGATAAGGGAAAAGCAGATGAGAGTTCTTCGGTCTTTTTGAAGCAGCTGCGGGGAAAGCAGGTGTTTTTGTTTGGTACCGCTGGTTTTGGCGGCAGCGAAGAATATTTTAACAAGATCCTGAAAGCCGTGCAAAAAGATCTGCACAGCAGCAACACGGTGATCGGCAGCTTCATGTGTCAGGGGAAGATGCCGATGTCGGTACGTCAGCGATATGAGAATATGAAAAAGCAGCCGCTTCATCTGCCCAATCTGGACGCAATGATCGAGAATTTCGACAAGGCTCTTTCTCATCCGGATGCGGATGATCTGGAGCGGCTGAAACAGGCAGTAAGATAA
- a CDS encoding DUF4300 family protein produces MKRRTFLVCTAALFCGAFLAGGCTQKTSQPVLQQIEYSNLADSDTQALLSNLLQNAGVSDLRIRTFFDHVQKFNNAVDPAWLTTGFENAKPLDLKYDPYSMQDAWTEKYDTFPGWNCRITACGLFGDFITVTGKADLDSAEDTLFMDYETLDSDPESLCGDERQKFDALFAPVKTTNTTDIPTHLKTIQQEWKKRGLSFVEDDKIRLVSVVLHDQFSETDNSLMIGHVGVMLPTSDAVYFVEKVAFQEPYRLLKFKNRTELSDYLMLKYDNSWGQDTAHTFILENSDLMDGWRILEEQENAS; encoded by the coding sequence TTGAAACGTCGAACTTTTCTTGTCTGCACCGCTGCACTTTTTTGCGGTGCATTTCTGGCAGGGGGCTGCACTCAAAAAACTTCTCAGCCTGTCCTTCAGCAAATCGAATACTCCAATTTGGCAGATTCGGATACACAGGCTCTTCTTTCCAATCTTTTGCAGAATGCCGGCGTATCCGACCTGCGGATACGGACCTTCTTTGATCATGTGCAGAAGTTCAACAATGCTGTAGACCCGGCATGGCTCACCACAGGTTTTGAAAACGCCAAGCCTTTGGATCTGAAATACGATCCTTACTCCATGCAGGACGCATGGACAGAAAAATACGATACCTTCCCCGGCTGGAACTGTCGGATCACCGCTTGTGGGCTGTTCGGTGATTTTATCACCGTCACGGGCAAGGCAGACCTTGACTCAGCCGAGGACACCCTGTTTATGGACTATGAAACACTGGATTCTGACCCGGAATCCCTTTGCGGCGATGAACGGCAAAAGTTTGATGCGCTGTTCGCCCCGGTCAAAACTACCAATACGACCGATATTCCTACCCATTTGAAAACGATTCAGCAGGAATGGAAGAAACGCGGCCTCTCCTTTGTAGAAGATGATAAGATTCGTCTCGTCTCCGTGGTCCTGCACGATCAGTTCTCCGAAACGGACAATTCTCTTATGATCGGTCATGTCGGCGTTATGCTTCCCACATCGGATGCGGTATATTTCGTCGAAAAGGTCGCTTTTCAGGAGCCGTATCGCTTATTGAAGTTCAAAAATCGAACCGAGTTGAGCGATTATCTGATGCTGAAATACGACAACTCGTGGGGACAGGATACTGCCCACACCTTTATTCTGGAAAATTCAGACCTGATGGACGGCTGGCGCATTCTTGAAGAACAGGAAAATGCAAGCTAA
- a CDS encoding DUF2500 domain-containing protein, which yields MFYAGFDMLFSILFPILFLVVLGMILYTIIGNISTWNKNNHSPRLTVPATVVAKRTEVSRHHTDNTMMHTFTTYYATFQVESGDRMELTVSGSDYGMLVEGDIGKLMFQGTRYLGFERR from the coding sequence ATGTTTTACGCTGGATTTGATATGCTGTTCAGCATTCTGTTTCCCATCCTGTTCCTTGTGGTTTTGGGCATGATTCTATACACCATCATCGGAAATATCAGCACATGGAATAAAAACAACCATTCGCCGCGGCTGACCGTTCCGGCAACGGTGGTGGCAAAGCGCACGGAAGTTTCTCGCCACCATACGGACAATACGATGATGCATACGTTCACGACCTATTATGCGACCTTTCAGGTGGAAAGCGGCGACCGCATGGAGCTTACCGTAAGTGGTTCGGACTACGGAATGCTTGTAGAGGGCGACATTGGAAAGCTGATGTTCCAGGGCACCCGCTATCTCGGCTTTGAGCGTCGATAA
- a CDS encoding DUF6054 family protein, with product MAILEKTIRDQKFNTLLRKLEQEIPDNSWSADLEAGSDFKEGEARCSVRVFERYSMMGGNRLSLTLTMFQNGDSPIRLSAITAGGSQAVFFKMNTLGEEAFLDDVKDLLEEILEE from the coding sequence ATGGCGATTTTGGAAAAGACCATCCGCGATCAGAAATTCAACACGCTTCTCCGCAAATTGGAACAGGAGATCCCGGACAACAGCTGGTCTGCCGACCTGGAAGCGGGCAGCGATTTCAAGGAGGGCGAAGCACGGTGCAGTGTCCGCGTGTTTGAGCGGTACAGCATGATGGGCGGCAATCGCCTGAGTCTGACGCTGACCATGTTCCAGAACGGTGACAGCCCCATCCGGCTGTCCGCCATCACCGCAGGCGGCAGTCAGGCCGTGTTTTTTAAGATGAACACGCTCGGAGAAGAAGCTTTTTTGGACGATGTAAAGGACCTGCTGGAAGAAATTTTGGAGGAGTGA
- a CDS encoding sodium:alanine symporter family protein, translated as MIETITAVNTAVNNFIWGVPAMVCIIGVGLLLSVRTGFLQIRKFPYTIKTTIGRMFRKKDASDGAMTPFQAVCTALAGTVGTGNIAGVAGAIAIGGPGAVFWMWCSALLGMCTKFAEVTLAVHFRERSETGEWVGGPMYYIKNGLGKRWQFLAFLYSLFGVLTVFGTGNATQVNTIVAAVDTALLEYGVVGSGFLSTLNLIAGIIVAMLVAMVLLGGIKRIGSVSEKLVPFMALFYIVLAVGVVGLNLPRLPYVLESIVAGAFNPAAFTGGTIGSLFISMQKGVSRGIFSNEAGLGTGSIAHACADTKKPVKQGMFGIFEVFADTIIICTLTAMVILCSGTPVNYGTAAGAELTISGFTTTYGGWASIFTAVALCCFAFSTIIGWGLYGSRFLVFLCHSDKVAKPFFVVYSFVSILGATVDLGLLWSIADTFNGLMSIPNLIALLLLSGTVVKLTKEFFASEG; from the coding sequence ATGATCGAGACGATCACGGCCGTCAATACGGCGGTCAATAACTTTATCTGGGGCGTGCCCGCCATGGTGTGCATCATTGGTGTGGGTTTGCTTCTGAGCGTGCGCACCGGCTTTTTGCAGATCCGCAAATTCCCGTACACCATCAAAACCACCATCGGACGCATGTTCCGCAAAAAGGACGCTTCGGACGGTGCCATGACCCCCTTCCAGGCGGTGTGCACCGCACTGGCCGGCACCGTGGGCACCGGCAACATCGCCGGTGTGGCAGGCGCCATTGCCATCGGCGGCCCGGGTGCCGTGTTCTGGATGTGGTGCTCCGCGCTGCTGGGCATGTGCACCAAGTTTGCCGAGGTGACCCTGGCCGTGCATTTCCGTGAGCGCAGTGAGACCGGCGAGTGGGTGGGCGGCCCCATGTATTACATCAAGAACGGTCTGGGCAAGCGCTGGCAGTTCCTAGCATTTCTGTACTCGCTGTTCGGCGTGCTGACCGTGTTCGGCACCGGCAATGCCACCCAGGTCAACACCATCGTGGCCGCCGTGGACACCGCCCTGCTGGAATACGGTGTGGTGGGCAGCGGTTTCCTGAGCACGCTGAACCTCATCGCGGGCATCATCGTGGCCATGCTGGTGGCCATGGTGCTGCTGGGCGGCATCAAGCGCATCGGCAGCGTGAGCGAAAAGCTGGTGCCCTTCATGGCGCTGTTCTACATCGTGCTGGCTGTGGGCGTAGTAGGGCTCAACCTGCCCCGCCTGCCCTATGTGCTGGAGTCCATCGTGGCCGGTGCCTTCAACCCCGCTGCCTTCACCGGCGGCACCATCGGCAGCCTGTTCATCAGCATGCAGAAGGGCGTCTCCCGCGGCATCTTTTCCAATGAGGCCGGCCTTGGCACCGGCTCCATCGCCCATGCCTGCGCCGACACCAAAAAGCCGGTGAAGCAGGGCATGTTCGGCATCTTTGAGGTGTTTGCCGACACCATCATCATCTGCACCCTGACCGCCATGGTCATCCTGTGCAGCGGCACCCCCGTGAACTACGGCACCGCAGCCGGTGCAGAGCTGACCATCTCCGGCTTTACCACCACCTACGGCGGCTGGGCTTCCATCTTTACCGCCGTGGCGCTTTGCTGCTTTGCCTTTTCCACCATCATCGGCTGGGGCCTGTACGGCTCCCGCTTCCTGGTGTTCCTCTGCCACAGCGACAAGGTGGCAAAGCCCTTCTTTGTGGTGTACTCCTTCGTGTCCATTCTGGGCGCGACCGTGGACCTGGGCCTGCTGTGGAGCATCGCCGACACCTTCAACGGCCTGATGAGCATCCCCAACCTTATCGCATTGCTACTGCTCTCCGGCACCGTGGTCAAGCTGACCAAGGAGTTCTTTGCCTCCGAGGGCTGA
- a CDS encoding MATE family efflux transporter produces MNDTFMKERPVLPLLLSMALPNVISMLVNSLYNIVDSLFVAQISEDAMTALSLVYPIQNFANAIAIGFGIGINAMIALYLGAGDRKKAEIAATHGMVLSLLHGVVITVVSIAIMPGFLRRFTTDESLVASGITYSTIVFLFATINMAALAFEKMFQAVGRMKVTMVALVFGCACNILLDPVLIFGLGPVPAMGIAGAALATGIGQLLSLCVYLFVYLRTELPVRLSRSGLHPDVALDGKLYAIGVPAILNLALPSLLVTFLNSLLAGFSQSYVVILGIYYKLQTFLYLPANGIVQGMRPLIGYNYGAREHARVKKLYELTLLMSIAIMALGTVICLLASGQLIGLFTSNPDTIAAGAKALRIICIGFVVSAVSTTSSGALEGLGKGVPSLVISLCRYVVFILPLAAVLCGRLGPDGVWHAFWITEVLTALVAYPVYHRAAARH; encoded by the coding sequence ATGAACGATACCTTTATGAAAGAACGCCCCGTGCTGCCGCTGCTGTTGTCCATGGCGCTGCCCAACGTGATCTCCATGCTGGTCAACTCCCTGTACAACATCGTGGACAGCCTGTTTGTGGCGCAGATCAGCGAGGACGCCATGACCGCCCTCTCGCTGGTATACCCCATCCAGAACTTTGCCAACGCCATCGCCATCGGCTTTGGTATCGGCATCAACGCCATGATCGCCCTGTACCTGGGTGCGGGCGACCGCAAAAAGGCCGAGATCGCCGCCACCCACGGCATGGTGCTCAGCCTGCTGCACGGCGTGGTCATCACGGTGGTGAGCATTGCCATCATGCCGGGCTTTTTGCGCCGGTTCACCACCGATGAGAGCCTTGTGGCCTCCGGCATCACCTACTCCACCATCGTGTTCCTGTTTGCCACCATCAATATGGCCGCGCTGGCCTTTGAAAAGATGTTCCAGGCTGTGGGCCGCATGAAGGTGACCATGGTGGCGCTGGTGTTCGGCTGCGCGTGCAACATCCTGCTGGACCCCGTCCTGATCTTCGGCCTGGGCCCGGTGCCCGCCATGGGCATTGCCGGTGCAGCGCTGGCCACCGGCATCGGCCAGCTGCTGAGCCTGTGCGTGTACCTGTTCGTCTACCTGCGCACCGAACTGCCGGTGCGGCTGAGCCGCAGCGGCCTGCACCCGGACGTCGCACTGGACGGCAAGCTGTACGCCATCGGCGTGCCGGCCATCCTGAACCTGGCTCTGCCCTCCCTGCTGGTCACCTTCCTCAACAGCCTGCTTGCCGGATTCTCCCAGAGCTATGTGGTCATTCTGGGCATTTACTACAAGCTGCAGACCTTTTTGTACCTGCCCGCCAACGGCATCGTGCAGGGCATGCGCCCGCTCATCGGCTACAACTACGGTGCCAGGGAGCACGCCCGCGTGAAGAAGCTGTACGAGCTCACCCTGCTCATGAGCATCGCCATCATGGCGTTGGGCACGGTCATCTGCCTGCTGGCCTCCGGGCAGCTCATCGGGCTGTTCACCTCCAACCCCGATACCATCGCCGCCGGTGCCAAAGCCCTGCGCATCATCTGCATCGGCTTTGTGGTGTCGGCAGTGTCCACCACCTCGTCCGGCGCACTGGAGGGCCTTGGCAAGGGCGTGCCGTCGCTGGTGATCTCGCTGTGCCGCTATGTGGTGTTCATCCTGCCGCTGGCCGCAGTGCTGTGCGGCCGCCTTGGCCCGGACGGTGTGTGGCACGCCTTCTGGATCACCGAGGTGCTCACCGCACTGGTGGCCTACCCGGTGTACCACCGCGCGGCGGCCCGGCACTGA
- the yfcE gene encoding phosphodiesterase, protein MKWMIASDLHGSYFYASQMQQAFEREQADRLLLLGDLLYHGPRNDLPEGYAPKQVMPLLNGMKDRLLCVRGNCDAEVDQMVLEFPVLADYAVLPVGRRLVYATHGHVYNTKTPPPLAPGDILLHGHTHIPAWEPFGQGSFYLNPGSVSLPKEGSAHSYMTLENGCFRWKTMDGRTYHELQLD, encoded by the coding sequence ATGAAATGGATGATCGCGTCCGACCTGCACGGGTCGTATTTCTATGCCAGCCAGATGCAGCAGGCGTTTGAACGGGAACAGGCCGACCGGCTGCTGCTGTTGGGGGACCTGCTCTACCACGGCCCCCGCAACGACCTGCCGGAGGGCTATGCGCCCAAGCAGGTCATGCCTTTGCTCAACGGCATGAAGGACCGCCTGCTCTGCGTGCGCGGCAACTGTGACGCCGAGGTGGACCAGATGGTGCTGGAATTCCCGGTGCTGGCAGACTATGCTGTGCTGCCGGTGGGCAGACGGCTGGTGTACGCCACCCACGGCCATGTCTACAACACCAAGACCCCGCCGCCGCTGGCCCCCGGCGACATTCTGCTGCACGGGCACACCCACATCCCGGCGTGGGAGCCCTTCGGGCAGGGCAGCTTCTACCTGAACCCCGGCTCGGTGAGCCTGCCGAAGGAGGGCAGCGCCCACAGCTATATGACGTTGGAAAACGGCTGCTTCCGGTGGAAAACCATGGACGGCCGGACCTACCACGAACTGCAGCTGGACTGA
- a CDS encoding YifB family Mg chelatase-like AAA ATPase: protein MYSVTKSFGLNGLRGFAVAVEADVSGGLPAFSIVGLPDSAVRESADRVRAAIKNLGFKFPDRRITVNLAPADVRKTGPVYDLPLLLAVLTASGQLEDVPEDAAFLGELALDGTLRPVSGVLPMALAAAENGIRALYVPAENAAEAAEACADSMAVYPAHTAREVVDALRGIRPLTAAAAVPFDPAEAWAQVPDFADVMGQALARRAMVIAAAGGHNVLLMGAPGTGKSMLAKRLPGILPPLTREEAVETTKIYSIAGQLPQGRGLITARPFRSPHHSASAVSLAGGGAQFRPGECSLANCGVLFLDELPEFSRESLEVLRQPLEDGQITVSRAAGSATYPSHFQLVAAMNPCKCGYYGHPTRQCTCSPSAVRQYRSRVSGPLLDRIDLCVEMDPIAFDELHTAAPAESSADLRKQVLAARAIQAKRYAAPGYEGVHCNAQLNAGQVRRICRMTPGAERLLRASYDALGLSARAHDRILRVARTVADLAGKSLLDEDSLLEALQYRAQEKVEL, encoded by the coding sequence ATGTATTCGGTAACAAAGAGCTTTGGCCTGAACGGCCTGCGCGGCTTTGCCGTGGCCGTGGAGGCCGATGTTTCGGGCGGGCTGCCCGCCTTTTCCATCGTAGGCCTGCCGGATTCCGCCGTGCGGGAAAGTGCGGACCGCGTGCGTGCCGCCATCAAGAACCTGGGCTTCAAGTTCCCGGACCGGCGCATCACGGTCAACCTGGCCCCCGCCGATGTGCGCAAGACCGGCCCGGTGTACGATCTGCCCTTGCTGCTGGCCGTGCTCACGGCCAGCGGCCAGCTGGAGGATGTGCCGGAGGACGCCGCCTTTCTGGGGGAGCTGGCGCTGGACGGCACCCTGCGCCCGGTATCCGGCGTGCTGCCCATGGCGCTGGCCGCCGCCGAAAACGGCATCCGCGCCCTGTATGTGCCCGCCGAAAACGCCGCCGAGGCTGCCGAGGCCTGTGCCGACAGCATGGCCGTCTACCCGGCCCACACCGCCCGGGAGGTGGTGGACGCCCTGCGCGGCATCCGACCGCTGACCGCTGCGGCAGCCGTTCCCTTTGACCCCGCCGAGGCCTGGGCACAGGTGCCGGATTTTGCCGACGTGATGGGGCAGGCACTGGCCCGCCGGGCCATGGTCATCGCTGCGGCCGGGGGCCACAACGTGCTGCTGATGGGTGCCCCGGGTACCGGCAAATCCATGCTGGCCAAGCGCCTGCCGGGCATCCTGCCGCCTCTCACCCGGGAGGAAGCCGTGGAGACCACCAAGATCTATTCCATCGCCGGGCAGCTGCCCCAGGGCCGGGGCCTGATCACGGCGCGGCCCTTCCGCAGCCCGCACCACTCGGCCAGTGCCGTCTCGCTGGCGGGCGGCGGCGCACAGTTCCGCCCCGGCGAGTGCAGTCTGGCCAACTGCGGCGTGCTGTTCCTGGACGAGCTGCCGGAGTTCTCCCGCGAGAGCCTGGAGGTGCTGCGCCAGCCGCTGGAGGACGGCCAGATCACCGTGAGCCGCGCCGCGGGCAGCGCCACCTACCCCAGCCATTTCCAGCTGGTGGCCGCCATGAACCCCTGCAAATGCGGCTACTACGGCCACCCCACCCGGCAGTGCACCTGCTCGCCCAGCGCGGTGCGGCAGTACCGCAGCCGGGTGTCCGGCCCGCTGCTGGACCGCATCGACCTGTGCGTGGAGATGGACCCCATCGCCTTTGACGAGCTGCACACCGCCGCCCCCGCCGAGAGCAGTGCCGACCTGCGCAAACAGGTGCTGGCGGCGCGGGCCATCCAGGCAAAACGCTATGCGGCCCCCGGCTACGAGGGGGTGCACTGCAACGCCCAGCTCAACGCCGGGCAGGTGCGGCGCATCTGCCGCATGACCCCCGGTGCCGAGCGCCTGCTCCGCGCCTCCTACGATGCACTGGGGCTTTCGGCCCGCGCCCACGACCGCATTTTGCGGGTAGCCCGCACGGTGGCCGACCTGGCCGGCAAGAGCCTGCTGGACGAGGACTCCCTGCTGGAAGCCCTGCAGTACCGCGCGCAGGAAAAAGTGGAGCTGTGA
- a CDS encoding phospho-sugar mutase, which yields MYLDEYKRWLAAELDDADLKPELAKIEGNDDEIKDRFAVALKFGTAGLRGVLGAGTNRMNIYVVRQATQGLANWVKAQGGSQTVAISYDSRLKSDVFAKTAAGVLAANGIKVRIYDALMPVPALSFATRYYQCNAGIMVTASHNPAKYNGYKAYGPDGCQMTDDAAAIVYDEIQKTDVLTGAKYISFAEGVENGLIRFVGDDCKKALYDAIEARQVRPGLCKTAGLKLVYSPLNGSGLVPVTHVLNDMGITDITIVPEQEYPNGYFTTCSYPNPEIFDALKLGLDLATKTGADLMLATDPDADRVGIAMKCPDGSYELVSGNEMGALLLDYICAGRIEKGTMPKNPVAVKSIVSTPLADAIAAHYGVEMRSVLTGFKWIGDQIANLEAAGEVDRFIFGFEESYGYLAGPYVRDKDAVIGSMLICEMAAYYRSIGSSIKQRLEEIYKEYGRYLNKVDSFEFPGLTGMEKMASIMQKLRDNPPTELAGHKVVKVTDYKKPEETGLPAANVLIYALENGATVVVRPSGTEPKIKTYFTTLGKDLAEAQAQKDALAAAIEPILA from the coding sequence ATGTATCTGGATGAATATAAGCGCTGGCTGGCAGCGGAGCTGGACGATGCGGATCTGAAGCCCGAACTGGCAAAGATCGAGGGCAACGACGACGAGATCAAGGATCGCTTTGCAGTGGCCCTGAAGTTTGGCACCGCAGGCCTGCGCGGCGTCCTGGGCGCGGGTACCAACCGCATGAACATCTACGTTGTGCGTCAGGCTACCCAGGGCCTGGCCAACTGGGTCAAGGCCCAGGGCGGCAGCCAGACCGTCGCCATCAGCTACGACAGCCGCCTCAAGAGCGACGTTTTTGCCAAGACGGCTGCCGGTGTTCTGGCAGCCAATGGCATCAAGGTGCGCATCTATGATGCCCTGATGCCGGTGCCGGCCCTGAGCTTTGCTACCCGCTACTATCAGTGCAATGCAGGCATCATGGTCACCGCCTCCCACAACCCGGCCAAGTACAACGGCTACAAGGCCTACGGCCCGGACGGCTGCCAGATGACCGATGACGCCGCCGCCATCGTGTACGACGAGATCCAGAAGACCGATGTGCTCACCGGTGCCAAGTACATCTCCTTTGCCGAGGGCGTGGAAAACGGCCTGATCCGTTTTGTGGGCGATGACTGCAAGAAGGCCCTGTACGACGCCATCGAGGCCCGTCAGGTGCGCCCCGGCCTGTGCAAGACCGCCGGCCTGAAGCTGGTGTACAGCCCCCTGAACGGTTCCGGTCTGGTTCCGGTCACCCATGTGCTGAACGACATGGGCATCACCGATATCACCATCGTGCCCGAGCAGGAGTACCCCAACGGCTACTTCACCACCTGCTCCTACCCCAACCCTGAGATCTTCGACGCCCTGAAGCTGGGCCTGGATCTGGCCACCAAGACCGGTGCCGACCTGATGCTGGCCACCGACCCCGACGCCGACCGCGTGGGCATCGCCATGAAGTGCCCGGATGGCAGCTATGAGCTGGTGTCCGGCAATGAGATGGGCGCTCTGCTGCTGGATTACATCTGCGCAGGCCGCATCGAGAAGGGCACCATGCCCAAGAACCCTGTGGCCGTCAAGTCCATCGTGTCCACCCCGCTGGCCGATGCCATTGCCGCCCACTACGGCGTGGAGATGCGCAGCGTGCTGACCGGCTTCAAGTGGATCGGCGACCAGATCGCCAATCTGGAAGCGGCCGGTGAAGTGGACCGCTTCATCTTCGGCTTCGAGGAGAGCTACGGCTATCTGGCAGGCCCCTATGTCCGCGATAAGGACGCCGTCATCGGCTCCATGCTGATCTGCGAGATGGCTGCTTACTACCGCAGCATCGGTTCCTCCATCAAGCAGCGTCTGGAAGAGATCTACAAGGAGTACGGCCGCTACCTGAACAAGGTGGACAGCTTCGAGTTCCCCGGCCTGACCGGCATGGAGAAGATGGCTTCCATCATGCAGAAGCTGCGCGACAACCCGCCCACCGAGCTGGCCGGCCACAAGGTGGTCAAGGTCACCGACTACAAGAAGCCCGAGGAGACCGGCCTGCCGGCTGCCAACGTGCTGATCTACGCACTGGAGAACGGTGCGACTGTGGTGGTCCGTCCCTCCGGCACCGAGCCAAAGATCAAGACCTACTTCACCACCCTGGGCAAGGATCTGGCCGAGGCCCAGGCCCAGAAGGATGCCCTGGCTGCTGCCATTGAGCCCATCCTGGCATAA
- the ispF gene encoding 2-C-methyl-D-erythritol 2,4-cyclodiphosphate synthase, producing MQKTISAVLVAAGSSTRMGFDKLSFDLGGETVLHRSIRAFDQCPQIGEIVLVAGKNRAFVEQQAVGCTKPVQIVAGGATRAESAKNGVLAAHGELVAVHDAARPFVSPAVIAAVLEAAARCGAAAPAVPVKDTIKQAMPGDGKTVPEACLVHSTPDRSTLYAVQTPQCFDRTQYLAALQELDAEKARLVTDDCSLFELTGRSVQLTQGDYANLKITTREDLPRPVQKEETRMRIGHGYDVHRLVEGRKLILGGVEIPFEKGLLGHSDADVLAHAVMDAVLGAAALGDIGQHFPDNDPAYAGADSLELARHVARILSEHGYRVENIDATILCQRPKLAPHIPAMRANLAAAFGLPVDAVSVKATTEEHLGFTGEGLGIAAHAVALIETR from the coding sequence TTGCAAAAAACGATTTCGGCCGTGCTGGTGGCGGCAGGTTCTTCCACTCGGATGGGGTTCGACAAGCTCAGCTTTGACCTGGGCGGCGAAACGGTGCTGCACCGCAGCATCCGCGCTTTTGACCAGTGCCCGCAGATCGGCGAGATCGTGCTGGTGGCGGGCAAAAACCGTGCTTTCGTGGAGCAGCAGGCCGTCGGCTGCACCAAGCCGGTGCAGATCGTGGCCGGTGGTGCCACCCGCGCCGAGAGCGCCAAGAATGGCGTGCTGGCAGCCCACGGGGAGCTGGTGGCTGTGCACGACGCAGCCCGGCCCTTTGTGAGCCCGGCCGTCATCGCGGCGGTGCTGGAAGCTGCTGCCCGCTGCGGAGCCGCCGCCCCGGCAGTGCCGGTCAAGGACACCATCAAGCAGGCCATGCCCGGTGACGGCAAAACGGTGCCGGAAGCCTGCCTTGTGCACAGCACCCCGGACCGCAGTACCCTGTATGCGGTGCAGACGCCCCAGTGCTTTGACCGGACGCAGTATCTGGCCGCCCTGCAGGAACTGGACGCCGAAAAAGCCCGGCTGGTCACCGATGACTGCAGCCTGTTCGAGCTCACTGGCCGCTCGGTGCAGCTCACCCAGGGTGACTACGCCAACCTGAAGATCACCACGCGGGAGGACCTACCCCGCCCGGTACAGAAAGAGGAAACGAGAATGCGCATTGGACATGGTTATGACGTGCACCGCCTGGTGGAAGGCCGCAAGCTGATCCTGGGCGGGGTGGAGATCCCCTTTGAAAAGGGCCTGCTGGGCCACTCGGACGCCGATGTGCTGGCCCACGCGGTGATGGACGCCGTGCTGGGTGCGGCGGCGCTGGGGGATATCGGCCAGCATTTCCCGGACAATGACCCCGCCTATGCCGGGGCCGACAGCCTGGAGCTGGCCCGCCATGTGGCCCGCATCCTGTCGGAGCACGGTTACCGGGTGGAAAACATCGACGCCACCATCCTCTGCCAGCGGCCTAAGCTGGCACCGCATATCCCGGCCATGCGGGCCAACCTAGCGGCGGCCTTCGGCCTGCCGGTGGACGCCGTGAGCGTCAAGGCTACCACGGAAGAGCATCTGGGCTTTACCGGCGAGGGACTGGGCATTGCCGCCCACGCCGTCGCCCTGATCGAAACACGGTAA
- the cdaA gene encoding diadenylate cyclase CdaA encodes MTLNAIIANFQTFKLVDLLDIIIIAFLIYQLLGIVNRTRAGQLFKGALLVMAVYLVAETLNMRTVTWLLNSLLQVGLLTLVVLFQPEIRRALERMGQTDQWAAKLFNVKGRYNDPSLKGAWRSAIIAICDAAERFSETKTGALIVLERHTNLSEIVRTGTPVNSAVNLEVLGTIFYEGTPLHDGAAIIENGRIKAAGCVLPLSNNLDLGKDMGTRHRACLGIAENSDAIAIVVSEETGIISMAKNGVLIRHFDRQTLYTRLIDEMIPKEPVVEKSTADTWKDRAKSLMKWVSQKGEDEQQ; translated from the coding sequence ATGACACTGAATGCGATCATTGCCAATTTTCAGACCTTCAAGCTCGTTGACCTGCTGGATATCATCATCATTGCGTTCCTGATCTACCAGCTGCTGGGCATCGTCAACCGCACCCGCGCCGGGCAGCTGTTCAAGGGCGCGCTGCTGGTCATGGCGGTTTATCTGGTGGCCGAAACGCTGAACATGCGCACGGTCACCTGGCTGCTCAACTCGCTGCTGCAGGTGGGCCTGCTTACCCTGGTGGTGCTGTTCCAGCCGGAGATCCGCCGTGCGCTGGAGCGCATGGGCCAGACCGACCAGTGGGCCGCAAAGCTGTTCAATGTGAAAGGCCGCTACAACGACCCCAGCCTGAAAGGGGCTTGGCGCAGCGCCATCATTGCCATCTGCGACGCGGCAGAGCGCTTTTCGGAGACCAAGACCGGTGCGCTCATCGTGCTGGAACGCCACACCAACCTGTCTGAGATCGTGCGCACCGGCACCCCGGTGAACAGCGCGGTGAATCTGGAAGTGCTGGGCACCATCTTCTACGAGGGCACCCCCCTGCACGACGGTGCTGCCATCATCGAGAACGGCCGCATCAAGGCCGCAGGCTGCGTGCTGCCGCTTTCCAATAATCTGGATCTGGGCAAGGACATGGGCACCCGCCACCGCGCCTGCCTGGGCATTGCCGAAAACTCGGACGCCATCGCCATCGTGGTCAGCGAGGAGACGGGCATCATCTCCATGGCAAAAAATGGCGTGCTGATCCGTCATTTTGACCGCCAGACCCTGTACACCCGCCTGATCGACGAGATGATCCCCAAGGAGCCGGTGGTGGAAAAGAGCACGGCCGACACCTGGAAGGACCGCGCAAAGAGCCTGATGAAGTGGGTCAGCCAGAAAGGGGAGGACGAGCAGCAATGA